In one Pseudomonas sp. MM211 genomic region, the following are encoded:
- a CDS encoding amino acid ABC transporter permease: MSTTHTFKPDQPPPSASVGVVAWMRSNLFSSWLNTLLTFFAIYLIWLMVPPLLKWAFIDANWVGTTRADCTKEGACWVFIQARFSQFMYGFYPSELRWRVDLTAVLAIVGAAPLFISKFPRKAFYGIGFLVIYPVVAWCLLHGGVFGLETVPTSRWGGLMLTLVIAAVGIAGALPLGILLALGRRSNLPAVKVVCVTFIEFWRGVPLITVLFMSSVMLPLFLPEGMSFDKLMRALIGVILFQSAYIAEVVRGGLQAIPKGQYEAAGAMGLGYWRMMGLVILPQALKLVIPGIVNTFIALFKDTSLVIIIGLFDLLNSVKQAAADPTWLGMATEGYVFAALIFWIFCFGMSRYSLHLERKLDTGHKR; encoded by the coding sequence ATGAGCACGACCCATACTTTCAAACCGGATCAGCCACCACCCAGCGCCAGCGTTGGTGTGGTGGCCTGGATGCGTAGCAACCTGTTCTCCAGCTGGCTTAATACGCTGCTGACCTTCTTCGCCATCTACCTCATCTGGCTGATGGTGCCACCGCTGCTCAAGTGGGCGTTCATCGACGCCAACTGGGTGGGCACCACCCGCGCCGACTGCACCAAGGAAGGCGCTTGCTGGGTGTTCATCCAGGCGCGCTTCAGCCAGTTCATGTACGGCTTCTACCCTAGCGAGCTGCGCTGGCGTGTGGATCTGACCGCGGTGCTGGCAATCGTTGGCGCTGCGCCGCTGTTCATTTCCAAGTTCCCGCGCAAGGCCTTCTACGGCATCGGTTTTCTGGTGATCTATCCGGTCGTCGCCTGGTGCCTGCTGCACGGTGGTGTGTTTGGTCTGGAAACCGTACCGACCAGCCGTTGGGGCGGCCTTATGCTGACGCTGGTGATCGCCGCCGTCGGTATCGCCGGTGCGCTGCCGCTGGGCATTCTGCTGGCCCTGGGGCGTCGCTCCAATCTGCCCGCGGTAAAAGTGGTTTGCGTGACGTTCATTGAGTTCTGGCGTGGCGTTCCACTGATCACCGTCCTGTTCATGTCCTCGGTGATGCTGCCGCTGTTCCTGCCTGAAGGCATGAGCTTCGACAAGCTGATGCGGGCGCTGATCGGGGTGATCCTGTTCCAGTCGGCCTACATCGCCGAAGTGGTACGTGGTGGTCTGCAGGCGATTCCCAAGGGGCAATACGAAGCTGCTGGCGCCATGGGCCTGGGCTACTGGCGGATGATGGGTCTGGTGATTCTGCCGCAAGCGCTCAAGCTGGTGATCCCGGGCATCGTCAACACCTTCATCGCCCTGTTCAAGGACACCAGTCTGGTGATCATCATCGGTCTGTTCGACTTGCTCAACAGCGTCAAACAGGCAGCAGCCGACCCGACGTGGCTGGGCATGGCGACCGAGGGCTATGTGTTCGCCGCCCTGATTTTCTGGATTTTCTGTTTCGGCATGTCCCGTTATTCCCTCCATCTGGAGAGGAAACTGGACACTGGCCACAAGCGTTAG
- a CDS encoding amino acid ABC transporter permease encodes MQKNIGAPQGFSLSDPRVRAWLFQIITVVAVVAMGWFLFSNTQTNLQHRGITSGFDFLERSAGFGIAQHLISYTEADSYARVFVIGLLNTLLVSIIGIVLATFLGFLIGIARLSPNWMISKLATVYIEIFRNIPPLLQILFWYFAVLLPLPDPRASISLGDSFFLSNRGLNMPAAEATGAFWPFMVGVLITIVAIVLMTRWANKRFEATGVPFHKFWVGLGLAIVIPTLFALIFGSPLHWSLPELKGFNFVGGWVMIPELLALTIALTVYTAAFIAENVRSGINAVSHGQTEAARSLGLRPGPTLRKVIIPQAMRVIIPPLTSQYLNLAKNSSLAAGIGYPDMVSLFAGTVLNQTGQAIEVIAITMSVYLAISISISLLMNWYNKRIALIER; translated from the coding sequence ATGCAGAAAAACATCGGCGCACCGCAGGGGTTCTCCCTCAGCGATCCACGTGTGCGTGCCTGGCTATTCCAGATCATTACCGTTGTGGCCGTGGTCGCAATGGGCTGGTTCCTGTTCAGTAATACACAGACCAACCTGCAACACCGGGGCATTACCTCCGGCTTCGATTTCCTTGAGCGCAGTGCCGGCTTCGGCATCGCCCAACACCTGATCAGCTACACCGAAGCGGACAGCTATGCCCGCGTTTTCGTTATCGGGCTGCTCAACACGCTGCTGGTTTCCATCATCGGTATCGTGCTGGCCACCTTCCTCGGCTTCCTTATCGGTATCGCGCGGCTTTCGCCGAACTGGATGATCAGCAAGCTGGCGACCGTCTACATCGAGATCTTCCGCAACATTCCGCCGTTGCTGCAGATTCTCTTCTGGTACTTCGCTGTGCTGCTGCCGCTGCCTGATCCGCGCGCCAGTATCAGCTTGGGCGACAGCTTCTTCCTCAGTAACCGTGGTTTGAACATGCCCGCCGCTGAAGCGACTGGCGCCTTTTGGCCGTTCATGGTTGGCGTGCTGATCACTATTGTCGCCATCGTGCTGATGACCCGTTGGGCCAACAAACGCTTTGAAGCCACAGGCGTGCCGTTCCACAAGTTCTGGGTTGGTTTGGGATTGGCGATTGTCATCCCGACGCTGTTTGCCTTGATCTTCGGCAGCCCGCTGCACTGGTCGCTACCTGAGCTCAAGGGCTTCAACTTCGTTGGCGGCTGGGTGATGATCCCGGAACTGCTGGCGCTGACCATCGCGCTGACCGTCTACACCGCGGCCTTCATCGCCGAGAACGTACGCTCCGGGATCAACGCGGTCAGCCACGGGCAGACCGAAGCGGCTCGCTCTCTGGGCCTGCGCCCGGGCCCGACCCTGCGCAAGGTGATCATTCCCCAGGCCATGCGGGTGATCATTCCGCCGCTGACCAGCCAATACCTGAACCTGGCGAAGAACTCCTCTCTGGCGGCCGGCATCGGCTATCCGGATATGGTGTCGCTGTTTGCCGGTACGGTACTCAACCAGACGGGGCAGGCCATCGAGGTGATTGCTATCACCATGAGCGTGTACCTGGCGATCAGTATCAGCATTTCCCTGCTGATGAACTGGTACAACAAGCGCATCGCGCTGATCGAGCGGTGA
- the thrC gene encoding threonine synthase has protein sequence MRYISTRGQAPALNFEDVLLAGLATDGGLYVPENLPRFTQEEIASWVGLPYHELAFRVMRPFVTGSIPDADFKKILEDTYGVFEHSAVAPLRQLNGNEWVLELFHGPTLAFKDFALQLLGRLLDYVLAKRNERVVIMGATSGDTGSAAIEGCKACDNVDIFIMHPHNRVSEVQRRQMTTILGDNIHNIAIEGNFDDCQEMVKASFADQGFLKGTRLVAVNSINWARIMAQIVYYFHAALQLGGPARSVAFSVPTGNFGDIFAGYLARNMGLPISQLIVATNRNDILHRFMSGNQYAKGELYPTLSPSMDIMVSSNFERLLFDLHGRNGSSIAALMTEFRQTGSFAVEDDRWTEARKLFDSLAVSDEQTCETIAEVYAATGELLDPHTAIGVRAARECRRSLAVPMVVLGTAHPVKFPEAVEKAAVDQSPELPPHLTDLFERDERCTVLANDLATVQQFVAAHGNRGKPL, from the coding sequence ATGCGTTATATCAGCACTCGCGGCCAGGCACCGGCCCTGAATTTCGAAGATGTCCTGCTGGCCGGTCTGGCCACTGACGGCGGCCTTTATGTGCCGGAAAACCTGCCGCGCTTCACTCAGGAGGAAATAGCTTCCTGGGTTGGCCTGCCGTACCACGAGCTGGCGTTCCGGGTGATGCGCCCGTTCGTCACCGGCAGCATTCCGGATGCCGATTTCAAGAAGATCCTCGAAGACACCTATGGCGTGTTCGAGCATTCCGCCGTGGCGCCGCTGCGCCAGTTGAATGGCAACGAGTGGGTGCTCGAGCTGTTCCATGGCCCGACCCTGGCGTTCAAGGATTTCGCTCTGCAACTGCTCGGTCGCCTGCTCGATTACGTGCTCGCCAAGCGCAACGAGCGCGTGGTGATCATGGGTGCCACCTCGGGTGACACCGGCTCGGCGGCCATCGAGGGCTGCAAGGCCTGCGACAACGTCGACATCTTCATCATGCACCCGCACAACCGGGTGTCCGAGGTGCAGCGTCGGCAGATGACCACCATCCTGGGCGATAACATTCACAACATCGCCATCGAGGGCAACTTCGATGACTGCCAGGAGATGGTCAAGGCCAGCTTCGCCGATCAAGGCTTCCTTAAAGGCACTCGCCTGGTTGCGGTCAACTCGATCAACTGGGCGCGGATCATGGCCCAGATCGTCTACTACTTCCATGCGGCCCTGCAGCTCGGTGGCCCGGCGCGTTCAGTGGCCTTCTCGGTGCCGACCGGCAACTTCGGCGACATCTTCGCCGGTTACCTGGCGCGCAACATGGGCTTGCCGATCAGCCAGCTGATCGTCGCCACCAACCGCAACGACATCCTGCACCGCTTCATGAGCGGCAACCAGTACGCCAAGGGTGAGCTGTATCCGACCTTGTCGCCGTCGATGGACATCATGGTGTCGTCGAACTTCGAGCGCCTGTTGTTCGACCTGCATGGTCGCAATGGTTCGTCGATCGCCGCACTGATGACCGAGTTCCGCCAGACTGGCAGCTTTGCCGTCGAGGACGATCGCTGGACCGAGGCCCGCAAGCTGTTCGACTCCCTCGCCGTGAGCGACGAGCAGACCTGCGAAACCATTGCCGAGGTGTACGCCGCCACTGGCGAGCTGCTCGACCCGCACACCGCCATTGGCGTGCGTGCGGCTCGCGAATGCCGTCGCAGCCTGGCTGTGCCGATGGTGGTGCTGGGCACGGCGCATCCGGTCAAGTTTCCGGAGGCGGTGGAGAAGGCCGCCGTCGATCAGTCGCCGGAGCTGCCGCCGCACCTGACCGATCTGTTCGAGCGTGATGAGCGTTGTACCGTGCTGGCCAACGACCTAGCGACCGTGCAGCAATTCGTGGCTGCCCACGGTAATCGCGGCAAGCCGCTTTAA
- a CDS encoding dipeptidase: MRKRLLIVPVALIVAAGVFFTLPSVLDRRMNSVESPAPYPAGEAATRLHDTLFIADLHDDALLWERDLLKRYDYGHSDLPRMLDGRVGLQVFSTVTQSPRGLNYESNGADSDTITLLAMAQRWPRATWNSLLQRALYQAEKLHEAAAGSDGRLVLIRTRGDLTAFLHAWNHDPRRVATLLATEGLHPLEGQLNNVDRLYDAGFRMAGLTHFFDNEVGGSAHGLTKGGLTPLGRQVIARLEEKSMLIDLAHASRPLMDDVLGIATRPLLVSHGGVEGTCPGARNLSDKHLRAIAATDGVIGIGYWDTAVCATSVAAIVKAIRYTADLVGIRHVALGSDFNGTIHAPFDVTGLAQLTECLLSAGFSQEEIAAIMGGNVQRLLLASLPAD, from the coding sequence ATGCGTAAACGCCTGCTGATCGTCCCTGTTGCCCTGATCGTTGCCGCAGGCGTGTTCTTCACCTTGCCCAGTGTCCTCGACCGACGCATGAATAGCGTCGAATCCCCTGCGCCCTACCCCGCCGGCGAGGCAGCCACCCGCCTGCACGACACCCTGTTTATCGCCGACCTGCACGATGACGCCTTGCTCTGGGAGCGCGACCTGCTCAAACGCTACGATTACGGCCACTCCGATCTGCCACGCATGCTGGATGGCCGCGTCGGCCTGCAAGTATTTTCCACCGTCACCCAATCGCCGCGCGGGCTGAACTACGAGAGCAACGGCGCCGACAGCGACACCATCACCCTGCTCGCCATGGCCCAACGCTGGCCGCGAGCAACCTGGAACAGCCTGCTGCAGCGCGCCCTGTATCAAGCCGAAAAGCTGCATGAAGCGGCGGCTGGCAGCGATGGTCGCCTGGTACTGATAAGGACACGGGGTGATTTGACCGCCTTCCTCCACGCTTGGAACCATGATCCTCGCCGTGTTGCGACCTTGCTGGCCACCGAAGGCCTGCACCCTCTCGAGGGCCAGCTGAATAACGTCGACCGCCTCTACGACGCAGGCTTTCGCATGGCTGGCTTGACCCACTTTTTCGACAACGAGGTCGGCGGTTCGGCCCATGGCCTGACCAAGGGTGGCTTGACGCCGCTGGGCCGCCAGGTGATCGCCCGCCTCGAAGAAAAATCCATGCTGATCGACCTCGCTCACGCCTCGCGCCCGTTGATGGACGATGTGCTGGGCATCGCCACGCGCCCGCTGCTGGTCTCTCACGGCGGCGTCGAAGGCACCTGCCCTGGGGCCCGTAATTTGAGCGACAAACACCTGCGCGCAATTGCCGCCACAGACGGCGTGATTGGCATCGGCTATTGGGATACAGCGGTCTGCGCGACCTCGGTAGCGGCTATCGTCAAAGCGATTCGCTACACCGCTGATCTGGTCGGCATTCGGCATGTAGCGCTCGGCTCCGACTTCAACGGCACCATCCATGCGCCTTTCGATGTGACGGGCCTCGCCCAACTGACAGAATGCCTACTCAGCGCCGGTTTCAGTCAGGAAGAAATTGCCGCAATCATGGGCGGCAACGTCCAGCGTCTGCTGCTTGCCAGCCTGCCTGCGGATTGA
- a CDS encoding DUF2157 domain-containing protein → MTLKIDSSDLNRAVQAGVLQPGQDQALLDFLQHDPHSRPSFQLSHVAYYFGALLIIGAMGWLMTEAWMSIGDTALLLISGTYLLLFLLAGRSLWQRGQPIPGGLLAAVAVSMTPLVVFAGQRVFGFWPLGDTQTDYVDYYRYVQGGWLFMEVATIVVGLLVLRVMPFPFIVMPIAVALWFMSMDLSELLHGEYFSWEQRRDVSLWFGLLILLVSLLVDGRSKQDFAFWGYLAGLTAFWGGLSLMDSGSEFGKLIYCLINLGLIGLAVLLRRPLFMVFGALGVAGYLGYLAHDVFEDSLLFPVVVSLIGLGVIGLGLLYQKRREAMTSALRRHLPTSWQALLPALRR, encoded by the coding sequence ATGACACTCAAGATCGACAGCAGTGACCTGAACCGCGCCGTCCAGGCCGGCGTTCTTCAGCCCGGCCAGGATCAGGCCCTGCTGGACTTTCTTCAGCACGACCCACACAGCCGCCCCAGCTTTCAGTTGTCCCATGTGGCCTATTACTTCGGTGCGCTGCTGATCATCGGTGCCATGGGCTGGCTGATGACCGAAGCCTGGATGAGCATCGGCGACACAGCCCTGTTGCTGATCAGTGGCACCTACCTGCTGTTGTTCCTTCTAGCGGGTCGAAGCCTATGGCAACGCGGTCAGCCGATTCCCGGCGGTCTGCTGGCGGCGGTGGCGGTAAGCATGACACCCCTGGTGGTGTTTGCAGGCCAGCGGGTATTCGGCTTCTGGCCGCTAGGCGACACGCAAACCGACTACGTCGATTACTACCGCTATGTGCAAGGTGGCTGGCTGTTCATGGAGGTTGCCACGATCGTGGTCGGCCTGCTGGTACTACGCGTGATGCCCTTTCCGTTCATCGTCATGCCAATTGCCGTTGCCCTCTGGTTCATGTCGATGGATCTCAGCGAGCTGCTGCACGGCGAGTACTTCAGCTGGGAGCAACGCCGTGATGTCTCCCTCTGGTTCGGCCTGCTGATTCTGCTCGTTAGCCTGCTGGTAGACGGGCGCAGCAAACAGGACTTCGCCTTCTGGGGCTACCTGGCGGGGCTCACCGCGTTCTGGGGCGGCCTGAGCCTGATGGACAGCGGCAGCGAGTTTGGCAAGTTGATCTATTGCCTGATCAATCTGGGCCTGATCGGCCTCGCCGTGCTACTGCGTCGCCCGCTGTTCATGGTCTTCGGCGCTCTGGGCGTGGCGGGCTATCTCGGTTACCTGGCGCATGACGTGTTCGAGGATTCGCTGCTATTCCCGGTGGTGGTCAGCCTGATCGGCCTGGGCGTCATCGGCCTGGGTCTGCTCTATCAGAAACGCCGTGAAGCGATGACCAGCGCCCTGCGCCGACACCTGCCAACCAGCTGGCAGGCGCTTCTACCGGCGCTGCGTCGCTGA
- a CDS encoding alpha/beta hydrolase encodes MNTTLVLQSTLPADACVIWLHGLGADRFDFQPVAEALQQSLRSTRFVLPQAPTRAVTINGGWEMPSWYDILAMSPARAINRDQLEQSAQQVIDLIEAQRDDGIDPSRIFLAGFSQGGAVVLHTAFLRWQGPLGGVLALSTYAPTFSDQVQLSDLQRSIPVHCLHGNQDGVVLPGMGRTAYDWLRAHDVCVTWQEYSMDHEVLQEEIRDIGDWLAARL; translated from the coding sequence ATGAACACCACTTTGGTACTGCAGTCCACACTTCCCGCCGACGCCTGCGTCATCTGGCTACATGGCCTGGGAGCAGACCGCTTTGACTTCCAGCCGGTAGCCGAAGCCTTGCAGCAGTCGCTGCGCAGCACCCGCTTCGTATTGCCCCAGGCGCCTACGCGTGCAGTGACCATCAATGGCGGCTGGGAGATGCCAAGTTGGTACGACATTCTGGCCATGAGCCCCGCCAGGGCGATCAATCGCGACCAACTCGAGCAATCTGCACAACAGGTCATCGACCTTATCGAAGCACAGCGCGATGACGGCATCGATCCATCACGCATCTTCCTGGCCGGATTTTCGCAGGGCGGTGCAGTGGTGCTACATACCGCTTTTTTGCGCTGGCAGGGCCCGCTGGGTGGCGTATTGGCACTTTCCACCTATGCGCCGACCTTTTCCGATCAGGTGCAGTTGAGCGACCTGCAGCGCAGCATACCGGTGCACTGCCTGCACGGTAATCAGGATGGGGTGGTGCTACCTGGCATGGGCCGCACCGCCTACGATTGGCTTCGCGCACATGATGTCTGCGTGACGTGGCAGGAATATTCCATGGACCATGAGGTGCTACAGGAAGAAATACGCGATATCGGTGACTGGCTGGCAGCGCGTCTATAA
- a CDS encoding amino acid ABC transporter substrate-binding protein, whose translation MKMVKTTLAMLTAAAVLGAAGMAHAGATLDAVVKKGFVQCGVSDGLPGFSVPDEKGNYQGIDVDICRGVAAAVFGDATKVKYSPLTAKERFTAIQSGEVDMLSRNTTWTSSRDGGMGLVFTGVTYYDGIGFLVNKKLGVASAKELDGATICIQAGTTTELNVSDYFRSNGLKYTPITFDTSDESAKSLEAGRCDVLTSDQSQLYAQRIKLGAPGDWVVLPEVISKEPLGPLVRRGDEDWMAIVKWTLFAMLNSEELGVDSKNVEALAKETKNPDVARMLGADGEYGKDLKLPKDWVVQIVKQVGNYGEVFDRNIGKGSELKIERGLNALWNKGGLHYAPPVR comes from the coding sequence ATGAAGATGGTTAAAACCACCCTGGCGATGTTGACCGCCGCCGCCGTTCTGGGCGCTGCAGGCATGGCCCACGCCGGTGCCACCCTTGATGCTGTGGTAAAGAAAGGTTTCGTACAGTGCGGCGTCAGCGATGGCCTGCCGGGCTTCTCGGTACCAGATGAGAAGGGCAACTATCAGGGTATCGACGTCGATATCTGCCGCGGTGTAGCCGCAGCAGTATTCGGTGACGCGACCAAGGTCAAGTACAGCCCCCTGACCGCCAAAGAGCGTTTCACCGCGATTCAGTCCGGTGAAGTCGACATGCTCTCGCGTAACACCACCTGGACCAGCTCCCGCGACGGCGGCATGGGCCTGGTTTTCACCGGCGTGACTTACTACGACGGCATCGGCTTCCTGGTTAACAAGAAGCTGGGCGTTGCCAGCGCCAAGGAACTGGATGGCGCGACCATCTGTATCCAGGCAGGCACCACTACCGAGCTGAACGTCTCCGACTACTTCCGCTCGAACGGCCTGAAATACACCCCCATCACTTTCGACACCTCCGACGAGAGCGCCAAGTCTCTTGAAGCTGGCCGTTGCGACGTGCTGACCTCCGACCAATCGCAACTCTACGCACAGCGCATCAAGCTGGGCGCACCGGGTGATTGGGTTGTACTGCCGGAAGTGATCTCCAAGGAGCCGCTGGGCCCGCTGGTTCGTCGTGGCGACGAAGACTGGATGGCTATCGTCAAGTGGACTCTGTTCGCCATGCTCAACTCCGAAGAGCTGGGTGTCGACTCGAAGAACGTTGAAGCCCTGGCCAAGGAAACCAAGAACCCTGATGTCGCCCGTATGCTGGGTGCCGATGGTGAGTACGGCAAAGATCTCAAACTGCCGAAAGACTGGGTTGTCCAGATCGTCAAGCAGGTCGGTAACTACGGTGAAGTCTTCGACCGTAACATCGGCAAAGGCAGCGAGCTGAAAATCGAGCGTGGCCTCAACGCTCTGTGGAACAAAGGCGGTCTGCACTACGCTCCTCCAGTGCGTTGA
- a CDS encoding GGDEF domain-containing protein produces MKAAHWQTDLQQIRHLRLFNNVALGSLTRLLDSFRPCDLDTGEVLLSPFDRNQYLYIVISGSLKVYLGSLDNQPVNTLRPGDCAGEISFIDNGHPSAYVVATEPSSVLRLHRDALNTLFQQSPQMMQNLLEVLCSRMRQGNRQLIDSEQNANVDKLTGAFNRRWLEHVFERERTRCLFSGQPLCLLMLDVDHFKDYNDQHGHLAGDYALCLVAHTLRRQLRPRDSLVRFGGEEFVVLLPELHLKQAADIAERLRESLEQIGAFYSPLGAQPGVTISLGLTQMVQKDSLISLIARADKALYRAKDEGRNRLCH; encoded by the coding sequence ATGAAGGCCGCCCACTGGCAGACCGATCTCCAGCAGATTCGTCATTTGCGACTGTTCAACAACGTCGCACTCGGCAGCTTGACGCGGCTGCTCGACTCCTTCCGCCCCTGCGACTTGGATACCGGCGAAGTTTTGCTCTCGCCGTTCGACCGCAACCAGTACCTCTATATAGTGATCAGCGGCAGCCTCAAGGTTTACCTGGGCTCTCTGGACAACCAGCCGGTCAACACCCTGCGCCCAGGCGATTGCGCAGGCGAGATCAGTTTTATCGACAACGGACACCCCAGCGCTTATGTCGTGGCCACTGAGCCGAGCAGCGTGCTACGCCTGCACCGTGACGCTCTGAATACGCTGTTCCAACAGTCACCGCAGATGATGCAGAACCTGCTGGAAGTGCTTTGCAGCCGCATGCGCCAGGGCAACCGGCAACTGATCGACAGCGAGCAGAACGCCAACGTCGACAAACTCACCGGCGCCTTCAATAGGCGCTGGCTGGAGCACGTGTTCGAGCGCGAACGCACCCGCTGCCTGTTCAGCGGCCAACCACTGTGCCTGCTGATGCTCGATGTCGATCACTTCAAGGATTACAACGATCAGCACGGCCACCTGGCCGGCGACTATGCCCTGTGCCTGGTCGCCCATACCCTGCGCCGGCAGTTGCGCCCCCGTGACAGCCTGGTGCGCTTCGGTGGCGAGGAATTTGTGGTGCTGCTGCCTGAACTGCACCTGAAACAGGCGGCCGACATCGCCGAACGCCTGCGCGAGAGCCTGGAGCAGATCGGTGCCTTCTACTCGCCACTGGGCGCCCAGCCCGGTGTGACCATTTCCCTGGGGCTGACCCAAATGGTGCAGAAGGACAGCCTGATCAGCCTGATCGCCCGTGCGGACAAGGCCCTGTACCGGGCGAAAGACGAAGGCCGCAACCGCCTCTGTCACTGA
- a CDS encoding endonuclease: MPSRSLLALLCITLSTSILAVPPQTFSQAKKIGWKLYERQSVEFYCGCSFSGNRVDLKSCGYTPRKNANRASRIEWEHIVSAWEIGHQRQCWQNGGRKNCSKNDNVFRRAEADLHNLVPAIGEVNGDRSNYDFGWLPQQPSQYGACPTVVDFRARKVMPRKEVRGMIARTYLYMSDRYKLRLSKQNRQLFSAWNKTYPAQPWERQRNQLMGCVMGWANPYVGQLDKRACQKAPIAAINRH; encoded by the coding sequence ATGCCGTCCCGCAGCCTCCTCGCTTTACTCTGCATCACCCTCTCCACATCAATCCTCGCCGTACCGCCGCAAACCTTCAGCCAGGCTAAAAAGATCGGCTGGAAACTCTACGAACGTCAGTCGGTGGAGTTCTACTGTGGCTGCAGCTTCAGTGGCAATCGCGTCGACCTGAAAAGCTGCGGCTACACCCCACGCAAGAATGCCAACCGCGCGTCTCGGATCGAGTGGGAGCATATCGTCTCAGCCTGGGAAATCGGCCATCAGCGCCAGTGCTGGCAAAACGGCGGCCGCAAGAACTGCAGCAAGAACGACAACGTATTCCGCCGCGCCGAAGCCGACCTGCACAATCTGGTGCCGGCGATTGGCGAAGTGAATGGCGATCGCAGCAACTACGATTTCGGCTGGTTACCGCAACAACCCAGCCAGTACGGCGCCTGTCCGACAGTGGTCGACTTCAGGGCGCGCAAGGTCATGCCCCGCAAGGAAGTACGCGGCATGATCGCCCGCACCTACCTGTACATGAGCGACCGCTACAAACTCAGGCTGTCGAAACAGAACCGCCAGCTGTTCAGCGCCTGGAACAAGACCTACCCGGCACAACCTTGGGAACGCCAACGCAATCAACTGATGGGCTGCGTGATGGGCTGGGCCAACCCCTATGTCGGGCAACTCGACAAACGCGCCTGCCAAAAGGCGCCGATCGCCGCAATCAACCGGCACTGA
- the rhlB gene encoding ATP-dependent RNA helicase RhlB, which produces MLKALKKIFGKAENEPHSSVSTAPELSSPPASPPREERQPRQPKDSAPAAQRPQSKPEKPRRERVVKPVDTWKLEDFKAEPAPGKTRFHDFKLSPELMHAIHDLGFPYCTPIQAGVLGYTLKGQDAIGRAQTGTGKTAAFLISIITQLQQTPPPKDRYMGEPRALIIAPTRELVVQIAKDAADLTKYSNLNVMSFVGGMDFDKQLKLLESRFCDILVATPGRLLDFNQRGEVHLDMVEVMVLDEADRMLDMGFIPQVRQIIRQTPMKGERQTLLFSATFTEDVMNLAKQWTTDPAIVEIEPENVASDTVEQHVYAVAGSDKYKLLYNLITQNDWIRVMVFANRKDEVRRIEERLTRDGISAVQMSGDVPQHKRIRALEGFREGKIRVMVATDVAGRGIHVDAISHVINFTLPETPDDYVHRIGRTGRAGTSGTSISFAGEDDAYALPAIEALMGRKIACEMPPDELLKPVPRQHS; this is translated from the coding sequence GTGCTCAAAGCACTCAAAAAAATATTCGGCAAAGCCGAAAATGAGCCACACAGCTCAGTCTCCACGGCCCCCGAGCTCTCCTCGCCGCCCGCCAGCCCTCCTCGCGAGGAACGCCAACCGCGGCAACCAAAAGACTCGGCCCCCGCTGCGCAGAGACCGCAGAGCAAGCCAGAAAAACCTCGCCGCGAACGCGTAGTCAAGCCCGTCGATACCTGGAAGCTCGAAGACTTCAAAGCCGAGCCTGCACCCGGCAAGACTCGCTTCCACGACTTCAAACTGTCACCGGAGCTGATGCACGCCATCCACGACCTCGGTTTCCCTTACTGCACGCCAATCCAGGCTGGCGTACTGGGCTATACCCTCAAGGGCCAGGACGCCATCGGCCGCGCCCAGACCGGTACAGGCAAAACAGCTGCCTTCCTGATCTCGATCATCACGCAGCTGCAGCAGACCCCGCCGCCAAAAGACCGCTACATGGGTGAACCACGCGCGCTGATCATCGCGCCGACCCGCGAGCTGGTTGTGCAAATCGCCAAAGACGCCGCCGACCTGACCAAGTACAGCAACCTGAATGTCATGAGCTTCGTTGGCGGCATGGACTTCGACAAGCAGCTCAAGCTGCTCGAATCACGCTTCTGCGACATCTTGGTCGCCACCCCGGGCCGCCTGCTGGACTTCAACCAGCGCGGTGAAGTCCACCTAGACATGGTCGAGGTCATGGTGCTCGATGAAGCCGACCGCATGCTCGACATGGGCTTCATCCCCCAGGTGCGCCAGATCATCCGCCAGACCCCCATGAAGGGCGAACGCCAGACCCTGCTGTTCTCCGCCACCTTCACCGAAGACGTGATGAACCTGGCCAAGCAATGGACCACCGACCCTGCCATCGTCGAGATCGAACCGGAAAACGTCGCCAGCGACACGGTCGAGCAACACGTCTATGCCGTGGCCGGCAGTGATAAATACAAGCTGCTGTACAACCTGATAACCCAGAACGACTGGATTCGCGTGATGGTCTTTGCCAACCGCAAGGACGAAGTACGACGTATCGAAGAACGCCTGACTCGCGACGGCATCAGTGCGGTGCAAATGTCTGGCGATGTACCGCAACATAAGCGTATCCGCGCCTTGGAAGGCTTCCGCGAAGGCAAGATCCGCGTGATGGTTGCGACCGACGTAGCCGGCCGCGGCATCCACGTTGATGCCATCAGCCACGTGATCAACTTCACCCTGCCGGAAACGCCGGATGACTACGTGCACCGCATCGGTCGTACCGGTCGTGCGGGCACCAGCGGCACCTCGATCAGCTTCGCCGGCGAAGACGATGCTTACGCGCTGCCAGCCATCGAAGCGCTGATGGGCCGCAAGATCGCCTGTGAAATGCCGCCCGACGAGCTGCTCAAGCCAGTACCGCGTCAACACTCATAG